Within Xanthomonas oryzae pv. oryzae, the genomic segment GGCCGTGAGCAAGCCGGTTGCCACCGGCGCTTTCACTGCCACGCCCGGCGTTTTGCGCGCGGTCATTTCGGTGCTCGGGCTCTTGATGCCCACGTCCAGGCTCAGGCGCTCATCGAGGAACTTGAAGTTGCCCTGCACATAGAACTGGCGCGTGGTGATGACGTCGTTCTGCGAAAACAAGCGACGGTTGGGGTTCTGCAGGAACGTGTCGTCGCTGACCGGGCCGGTAATCCAGTAGAAGTTGCGTTCCAGATCATGGTGATTGCGCTCGTACCACAGGCCGGCTTCCAGATGATGCGGGCCAAGGTCCCAACCGAGCGAGGCGATGCCGCCGGTACGGTTGATCCAGTCATTGGTGCTGCGGATGGAAATCGGCAATGCCTGTGGCGTGCCCGAATTGGACGCCTGTCCCGGCGACCACCAGTGGCCCTGGCCCTTGTTTTCATGGTGATAGACCTGCGTGTGCAGGCTGATCGCATCGTTAGGCTGGAAGTCGCCGGCCATATAGAACAGGTCGTCGTCGCGCAACGCGCGGCTCTGGTAATACGCATCTTCGATGTTATCGACCCCGCCGCTAAAACCGCAGCGCGCCGCATTACGCGTGGCTGGCGCGCAATATGCAGCCGCCAATGCGCGGTTCCAGTCCGGCGCGTACAGATTCCAGTCCCAACCCAGGCCACGCGCCATGCCGCTCTTGGACAGATAGTCCGCCTGCGAGGTGCGCGAGGTGTCGGCGAATGTGGTCAGCTTGCCGCCGTCGAACTTGGTACATACCCTTGGCGTTGAACTGCCGCGTGGTGGTCGGCGATTCCGGCCGCGCCCACATGTCGGCTTCGGCGTTGATGCCAGACAGATACGCCGAAAACCCGTTGTAATCGCCGGTATCCACGCGCAGGAAGGTGCGCCGATTGGCATCGGAGCCCACCGTCTGCGACACCTCCCCGCCGAACACGCTGGACGGATCGGTCGAGTAATACTGGATGGTGCCACCCAGGTTGCTGGTGGAGGCAGTACCGAGCGCACCGATGCCCGAAGCCAGCTACACACCGCCGAAGTTTTCCGCAATCAATGCGCGGCTGATGTTGAGACCGTTGTAATTGCCATAGGCGTTGTCGCCCAGCGGCAGGCCGTCGAGCGTATAGCCCAGGCGCGTACCGTTGAAGCCGCGCAGGCTGATCGTCTGCGACTCTTCGTTGGCACCGAACGCGTCGTTGGATTGCACGTTCACGCCCGGCATGCGGTTGAGCAGCTTCTGGATGCTGGTGCCCGGCGGCAACACCGGAACGTCCTGCTGGGTGATGCGCTGCACCTGGCGCGTTTCGCCCTTGCCGATCGCCGACACCGTATCGAGCTGCTGCACGCTCGTACCGGTATCGGCAGACACGTCGAGGTCGGCAGCGTAGGCGGCAGGCGCGAGCACGAGCGCAGCAAGAACGGCGGCACTGAAGTGATGGATCTTGAGAATGAGCGGTGCTGGGGACGGGTCAACAGATGGCGGCAAGCGTGCGACAGTCGTCTTGCGTCGATGCTGCCGAAACATGACAATGCGACGACGACCTTTCGCATCCCTCGCCGTTAGTGCGTTGCACTGGCATGCAGCTGTCATCTCTGCGTCGTAATATTGCGAGGTCTTCCATTCGTGTTGGTCGAGGGTGTGCCCATGTCGCAGCGCAGCGCAGGTCGTTCTCGCAGAACACTGACGGGCATCGCCATCGCCGCCTTGCTGGTCGGCAGCGGCCTTGCCGGCGCGCGACAAGGCGCGGCGCCAGCCGGCTCGGTGATCGCAACCGACGCGCATGGATACCTGGAAAAGAGCGAACTGCCCGACAGCCTGCAGCTGGTGCCGCCGCCACCACAGGATGACAGCGCCGCGCTCGCCAACGACGAGACGGTTTCCAAGGCCATGCTCGCCCTGCGCGGCACGCCGCGCTGGGAGCTGGCCGCGCAGGACGCAGTGCTGCGCTTTCCGGCCGCAGCCACGCATTTCAGCTGCGCGCTCGGCATACAGATCGACCAGACCAGCACCCCGCATCTGGTGCGCGTGCTCGAACGCAGCATGCGCGATGCCAGTACCGCCACCAGTGCCGCCAAGGCGCGCTATCAGCGTCCACGCCCGTTCATGCGCAATGCGCAGCCGATGTGCACCCCGGACGATGACGCCGCCCTGCGCAAGAACGGCTCTTACCCTTCCGGCCACACCGCCATCGGCTGGACCTGGGGCCTGATCCTGTCGGAAATCGCACCCGCCCACCGCGATGCCCTGCTCGCCCGCGGCCGTGCCTTCGGCGATAGCCGCCTGGTCTGCAACGTGCACTGGCAGAGCGATGTCATCCAAGGCCGCATGGTGGGCGCCGCCGCCGTCGCCGCCTTGCACGGCAACCCCGCATTCGAAAAAGACCTGGCCGCCGCACGCCGCGAGATCGAGAAAGCGCAGGCGAAGCAGCCGACGGCAGCGGCAGCGGCGGCGTGTAATGCGGAACGCGAAGCGCTGAAGACGGTGTTGCCTGGTGTGATGTAACTCGGAAGAGTCAAGCGGCGGGTGCGCACTCAGACGCCAAGCACCAGATGCCGCCAGCAGCGCTAACTACGCAGGCGGTGTGCTAAGCGAATACGCACTTGTGGCACGGGCTGACTCCGACAACCTCAGCGTGTAGCAATACGCTGAGCACGACCGCATCACTTGCCGATACAGAAACTCGAAAAGATCTTGCCGAGCAAGTCATCGGCGCTGATCTTCCCGGTGATCTCGCCGAGCGCTTCATGCGCCAGGCGCAGTTCTTCGGCGGCCAGTTCGAGTTGTTCGAAGCCCAGTTCCAAATCGGCGGCGTCCACGTGTCGTTCGGCGCGACGCAGCGCCTCCACGTGCCGCGTGCGGGCAGAGAACTCGCCATCGACGCTTTCCACGCCATCGCCGAGCGCAAGCTCGCGCAGGCGGATGTGCAGTTGCTCAAGTCCTTGACCGGTCACCGCCGAGACGGCAATCGCATTGACGTCGAGTGGCGCGGCATCGCTGAGCAGATCGCATTTGTTATGGATCCACAGCTGACGCGGTACTGCATCGATGGCATCGCCGATCGCCGCGCGTGCCGCCTGCGGATCGCGTGCATCCAGCACCACCAAGGCCAGATCGGCGCGCTCCAGTTCGGCGCGGGCGCGACGCATGCCTTCGCGTTCGATCGCATCGCCACCATCGCGCAGGCCCGCGGTATCGACCAGGGTCAACTCGAAGCCGTCGAGCTGGATGGCTTCGTGCAAGGTGTCGCGGGTGGTGCCGGCGACATCGGTGACGATCGCGCGGTCGCTACCGGCCAGTGCATTGAGCAACGAACTTTTGCCGGCGTTGGGCGGGCCGATCAACACCGCATGCAGGCCGTCGCGCAACGTGCGTCCGCGTTCGGCATCGCGCAGCAACTGGGCGAGCAGGGTGCGCGCCTGGGTCAAGCCGTCGCGTACCTGGTTGCCGCCCAAGGTGTCGAGCGGCTCGTCGGCAAAGTCGATGGCCGCTTCGACATGGATGCGCAGACGGGTCAGGGTGTGGGCCACTGCATCGACACGTCGCGAAAACACGCCATCCAGTGCGCGCCGCGCGGCGCGTGCCGCCCGCAGGTCGCCGGCTGCGATCACGTCGGCGATCGCTTCGGCCTGCGCAAGATCGAGTTTGCCGTTGAGGAACGCACGCTCACTGAACTCACCGGCGCGTGCCTGACGTGCACCCAATTCGATGCAACGGGCAACCAGTTGCCGCAACAGTACCGGGCTGCCATGGCCTTGCAACTCGACAACATCTTCGCCGGTAAAACTGTGCGGCGCGTTGAACCACAGCGCAATGCCATCATCGATCACCGCGCCCTGCGCATCGCGGAAACGCGCGTAGTGCGCATGCCGCGGCTGCAGACGCGCAACACCTAATTGCACTGCAATCTGCCGCGACTGCGGCCCGGACAGGCGCACGATGCCCACGCCACCGGTTCCGGCAGCACTGGCGATGGCAACGATGGTGGAGGTGGAAGACGACATGGGCACTGCTCTGACGTGGGTTGAAAGGGAAATGTCTATGGAATCCACTGCACGATCGCCAGCGGCCTATTACCTGTGCGCGGGTCCTTCCGGCTCATCCATCCGTGCCGACAAGGTCGCGCCCTGCTGGCGACTCCGCGCAACATCGTGTCGGCCG encodes:
- the mnmE gene encoding tRNA uridine-5-carboxymethylaminomethyl(34) synthesis GTPase MnmE, translated to MSSSTSTIVAIASAAGTGGVGIVRLSGPQSRQIAVQLGVARLQPRHAHYARFRDAQGAVIDDGIALWFNAPHSFTGEDVVELQGHGSPVLLRQLVARCIELGARQARAGEFSERAFLNGKLDLAQAEAIADVIAAGDLRAARAARRALDGVFSRRVDAVAHTLTRLRIHVEAAIDFADEPLDTLGGNQVRDGLTQARTLLAQLLRDAERGRTLRDGLHAVLIGPPNAGKSSLLNALAGSDRAIVTDVAGTTRDTLHEAIQLDGFELTLVDTAGLRDGGDAIEREGMRRARAELERADLALVVLDARDPQAARAAIGDAIDAVPRQLWIHNKCDLLSDAAPLDVNAIAVSAVTGQGLEQLHIRLRELALGDGVESVDGEFSARTRHVEALRRAERHVDAADLELGFEQLELAAEELRLAHEALGEITGKISADDLLGKIFSSFCIGK
- a CDS encoding acid phosphatase — protein: MSQRSAGRSRRTLTGIAIAALLVGSGLAGARQGAAPAGSVIATDAHGYLEKSELPDSLQLVPPPPQDDSAALANDETVSKAMLALRGTPRWELAAQDAVLRFPAAATHFSCALGIQIDQTSTPHLVRVLERSMRDASTATSAAKARYQRPRPFMRNAQPMCTPDDDAALRKNGSYPSGHTAIGWTWGLILSEIAPAHRDALLARGRAFGDSRLVCNVHWQSDVIQGRMVGAAAVAALHGNPAFEKDLAAARREIEKAQAKQPTAAAAAACNAEREALKTVLPGVM